A stretch of Besnoitia besnoiti strain Bb-Ger1 chromosome V, whole genome shotgun sequence DNA encodes these proteins:
- a CDS encoding hypothetical protein (encoded by transcript BESB_062910) gives MADCHPARPSGPSARARCACLNLAVAFFVVIVLMNPVQAFHRVISQDAAPHGKTHILQAERLSSVGAHEAMARARRGASFRRVSTPPTQSMLQASVDEWKPQVQTTGTIPRFSALPESAWDYKQHGKDWGGTCATGMKQSPVDLHIEGLQEPEYRNLTNLYMNAFSGTTSLPRTFRPWKRGDIFYTYTHQFTDVEIYKTDKIFQVRAPHDHLTPLGAMFTTDTTEMYTAQHIFFHSPSEHTFQGEANRREIEMQIWHYSNDLISFESSKSVNHTTLPYLAMFAQSSLNLPDVEQALKEDQVGRTDPNLPSSHWRVLSLTFMSEELDQTSLAELKNLPSERLLSTLLSAEQIKSEAARPEKIQLPHPLNLQSLMMMLQLTNTEFFAYDGSTTMPDCQENVRWYVARQPLPVATETMLRFYKMLNPQRLKSHEERDGNFRILQNVEDNMHNEGNVFLVQGFPLQVLIANSLGFDTMAKMSKEGAEMFQGWFTAAGTHVSAYSSTLPALAVSLVLLHTFGFRPAYW, from the exons ATGGCAGACTGTCATCCTGCAAGGCCGAGTGGGccttccgctcgcgcccgATGCGCTTGCCTGAacctcgccgtcgcgtttTTCGTCGTCATCGTGTTGATGAATCCGGTACAAGCTTTCCACCGTGTTATTTCTCAAGACGCGGCTCCTCATGGAAAAACCCACATCTTGCAGGCTGAGCGCCTGAGCTCCGTCGGTGCCCACGAGGCAATGGCACGTGCCCGCCGCGGTGCCTCATTCCGCCGCGTGTCCACGCCTCCGACACAGTCAATGCTTCAAGCGTCCGTTGATGAGTGGAAACCACAGGTCCAGACAACAGGAACTATtcctcgcttctctgcaTTACCAGAATCCGCTTGGGATTACAAGCAGCATGGCAAAGACTGGGGGGGGACTTGTGCCACGGGTATGAAGCAGTCGCCGGTCGATCTCCACATTGAGGGATTGCAAGAGCCGGAGTACCGAAATCTCACCAACCTGTACATGAATGCATTTTCAGGTACCACATCGCTCCCTCGGACGTTTAGGCCTTGGAAACGCGGGGATATCTTCTATACATACACTCACCAGTTTACCGACGTTGAGATTTACAAGACTGACAAAATCTTCCAGGTTCGTGCTCCACACGACCACCTGACTCCTCTCGGCGCGATGTTTACGACAGACACAACGGAAATGTACACCGCCCAGCACATCTTCTTCCATTCTCCTTCCGAGCACACCTTTCAAGGTGAAGCGAATCGGCGTGAGATTGAAATGCAGATCTGGCACTACTCAAATGACTTGATTTCTTTCGAATCCTCGAAAAGTGTGAATCATACGACCCTTCCCTATCTTGCAATGTTTGCTCAAAGCTCTCTTAACCTTCCTGACGTCGAGCAAGCCCTGAAGGAAGATCAGGTTGGTCGAACCGACCCTAATCTACCTTCCTCTCACTGGCGGGTTCTTTCTTTGACATTCATGAGCGAAGAGCTCGATCAGACAAGTCTTGCTGAACTCAAGAACTTGCCATCTGAGAGGCTACTCAGCACCCTTCTGAGCGCGGAACAGATCAAGAGTGAAG CAGCCCGGCCTGAGAAGATCCAGCTGCCCCACCCGCTAAATCTGCAGTCTCTTATGATGATGCTCCAGCTAACGAACACTGAATTCTTCGCGTATGACGGTAGCACAACCATGCCCGACTGCCAGGAGAACGTGCGCTGGTACGTAGCGCGCCAGCCCCTCCCCGTTGCAACGGAAACCATGCTACGATTCTACAAGATGCTGAATCCCCAGCGTCTGAAGAGTCATGAAGAAAGAGACGGCAACTTCAGGATATTGCAGAACGTAGAAGACAATATGCATAATGAAGGAAACGTCTTCCTAGTGCAAGGCTTCCCCCTGCAGGTTCTTATCGCCAACAGTCTAGGCTTCGACACGATGGCAAAAATGTCGAAAGAAGGAGCGGAAATGTTCCAGGGATGGTTCACCGCAGCCGGGACGCATGTGTCTGCTTACAGCAGTACATTGCCTGCTCTTGCGGTCAGCCTCGTTCTCTTGCATACCTTTGGATTCCGACCAGCTTACTGGTGA